The following coding sequences are from one Biomphalaria glabrata chromosome 8, xgBioGlab47.1, whole genome shotgun sequence window:
- the LOC106067881 gene encoding cytochrome b-c1 complex subunit 8-like has protein sequence MGMHWGNMATNIRGIITYSLSPYEQKAFAGAISKGVPNMFRRFRGQVFRVAPPFIAAYLIYDWAQKEHVRLQRKDPKEFCNDQ, from the exons ATGGGTATGCACTGGGGAAACATGGCCACCAACATACGTGGTATTATTACATACAGTTTATCACCATATGAACAGAAAGCTTTTGCTGGGGCTATTTCTAAAGGAGTCCCCAATATGTTTAGGCGTTTCAGAGGTCAAGTTTTTAGAGTTGCCCCAC CCTTCATTGCTGCCTATTTAATCTATGACTGGGCACAGAAGGAACATGTAAGGTTGCAGCGCAAAGATCCAAAGGAATTCTGCAATGATCAATAA
- the LOC106067880 gene encoding sodium- and chloride-dependent glycine transporter 1-like: MMESSLSGSNADLLERTGWKNQMEFFFSCVGYAVGLGNIWRFPYLAFQYGGGAFLIPYTISLALCGLPLFFMELAFGQFASVGPITIWRVCPLFQGIGIAMVLITFMVCLYYNVIILYGMYYCVVSLVSLDTVLPWSTCDNSWNTKYCVTEKLNIVNMSEQQAVNSTLDHMDFQCVNRILSRDNVTMTSLTYNYTQTMLKSCDMTVLPSEEYFTRHILRLNEAEDIGHLGGISLKLLVFLALAWLILFFILRKGVETSGKVAYFMALFPYFVLVALLIRSVTLPGYLDGIKYYIIPEWEKIANVDVWREAATQIFYSLGLAFGTLITLASYNPFKHNCYRDAILVAVINCSTSVFAGFVIFSMLGYMAHVTNQDVQSVTTSGPGLVFVVYPEGISRMPFSVVWSILFFVMLISLGLDSQFAMFETVISAVVDEFPRTLRKRRVLFSFICHVVGFLLGIPLTTYGGIWVLTLMNTYSGSYSLMFTCLCELVALNYVYGNAKFCTDIEMMIGFRPNLYWRACWMVITPVTIVIVLALSCILYTPVGYGDYQFEPWAQWLGFTMVSLPVAAILFVALFQCIRYKGIKEAMKPNLMWGPAQKEYRIGSYGHLNEGLVLESPTFDLAVEKETKVTGAIVSKL; encoded by the exons ATGATGGAGTCATCTCTCAGTGGTTCTAATGCAGATCTTTTGGAGCGGACCGGATGGAAGAACCAAATGGAATTCTTTTTCTCCTGTGTGGGGTACGCTGTAGGCCTGGGCAACATTTGGAGGTTTCCTTATTTGGCTTTTCAATACGGTGGAG GTGCCTTCCTGATACCTTACACTATTTCACTGGCTCTCTGTGGACTTCCCTTGTTTTTCATGGAACTTGCCTTTGGTCAGTTTGCTTCTGTTGGACCCATAACAATTTGGAGAGTGTGTCCTCTTTTTCAAG gTATCGGAATCGCCATGGTCCTAATAACCTTCATGGTCTGCCTTTATTACAATGTCATCATTCTATATGGGATGTACTACTGTGTGGTATCGTTGGTCTCTCTGGATACAGTATTGCCTTGGTCCACCTGTGACAACTCCTGGAACACTAAATATTGTGTCACAGAAAAACTGAACATTGTCAACATGTCAGAACAGCAGGCAGTCAACTCTACATTAG ATCATATGGATTTTCAATGTGTGAATCGAATCTTGTCCAGAGACAACGTCACCATGACGTCACTCACATATAACTACACCCAGACAATGTTAAAGTCATGTGACATGACTGTCTTGCCTAGCGAGGAATATTTCAC ACGTCACATACTGAGACTGAATGAAGCAGAAGACATCGGCCATCTTGGAGGTATCAGTTTAAAGTTACTTGTCTTCTTGGCATTGGCTTGGTTAATCCTGTTTTTCATACTAAGAAAGGGTGTAGAAACCTCAGGCAAG GTGGCTTATTTTATGGCATTGTTCCCATATTTTGTTCTGGTGGCACTATTAATCCGAAGTGTGACTCTACCGGGATACTTGGATGGTATCAAATACTACATAATACCAGAATGGGAGAAAATCGCTAATGTTGAT GTTTGGAGAGAGGCGGCCACACAAATATTTTACTCATTGGGACTCGCCTTTGGAACACTGATCACTTTGGCTTCCTATAACCCGTTCAAACATAACTGTTATCG GGACGCCATTTTGGTCGCTGTTATTAACTGCTCCACTTCTGTTTTTGCTGGTTTCGTTATCTTTAGCATGCTGGGATACATGGCTCACGTGACGAACCAGGATGTACAAAGTGTGACAACTAGTG GTCCAGGTTTAGTGTTTGTAGTTTATCCTGAAGGGATCTCAAGAATGCCATTTTCAGTCGTCTGGTCCATATTGTTCTTTGTTATGCTGATATCTTTAGGCTTGGATAGTCAG TTTGCTATGTTTGAAACTGTCATCAGCGCAGTGGTTGATGAGTTTCCGAGAACATTACGCAAGCGCAGAGTCTTGTTTTCTTTCATATGTCACGTGGTTGGATTCTTATTGGGGATTCCTTTGACGACCTAC GGCGGTATCTGGGTGCTGACTTTGATGAACACCTACTCCGGCAGCTACTCACTGATGTTTACCTGTTTGTGTGAACTGGTTGCACTGAACTATGTATATG GCAATGCGAAGTTCTGTACGGATATAGAAATGATGATTGGCTTCAGACCAAATCTCTACTGGCGAGCATGCTGGATGGTCATTACACCTGTGACCATTGTT ATTGTCTTAGCATTGTCCTGTATCTTGTACACACCTGTTGGTTATGGAGATTATCAGTTCGAACCCTGGGCTCAGTGGTTGGGTTTTACAATGGTATCACTTCCAGTCGCAGCGATTTTATTTGTTGCTTTGTTCCAGTGCATACGTTATAAG GGCATCAAAGAAGCCATGAAACCAAATTTGATGTGGGGCCCCGCTCAAAAGGAATACAGAATCGGATCCTACGGACATCTGAATGAGGGGCTCGTCTTGGAGTCACCCACTTTTGACCTCGCTGtcgaaaaagaaacaaaagttacTGGAGCGATCGTGTCAAAGTTATAA